In Saccharomyces paradoxus chromosome XVI, complete sequence, the genomic stretch AGTCATACACTAACTTAAGGGTGACCGGGCCCTATTGTACAGTGGTTATGTTGTGATCGAAGAGAAACAGCTTCATTTTTACTCGGTTCcttgttcctttttctaATGGAAAGTGCATAAGTATTACGAAAAACGCTCAAGAGAGAAGGGCGAGTGTCGTAATCAGAAAAAAGGGCCCCTTATAGACGAAAATTATAAAGGTTATCTCCTAGCTCGGTGCCCTTATCATAATCATTAATACAACCAGGCAACATAAGTGTGATATTTCGTATTTATGGTAAACTTATTGAACAACTCAGGCCACCAAAGAAAACTCTCAATTCAGCGAAAAGTAAGCGAGAAAGTATCGTAAGCTTTCTTTCCCTAAGTTTGACTGATTCTTGCTTGACTCTTGGACTTAGTATGTGACGCCATACGGTTTTTCTTCCTGCGTAGagatgaaagaaaatttcccCGCGCGGCTGAATACAAAAGCGCCTAGACTCATTTGAGTCATAATTTAACACATCTCTGCGTGCCTTGCAGGAAGACTTGAATGTGTATTTATGGCTAATGTTACCAGgcaaatagaaaaaaaaacactaGTAGCCCACGGGTAGATCAGTATTAACTAAATTATGTACGCATATGTAGAGAATATTAAGGAATAACTAgggagaaaaataaaattcgCTGAACTTATGATGCTAAAGGAAAAGTGGCGgtattaaaaattttctgtgGTAGAAAAGTCAGTACGGGTTgggagaaaaaatgttgGGAATCTAACTCTCGTCACCTTCACTTTCCCAGCATTTCTTCACAAACCGCTCCATGttaactttctttttcatttgccCCACTATCCATGGATGCTTTAACATTTGCCTGGGAGAAGGCCTCTCTCTGgcatcttttttcaaacaataCTCGATAAAagatttaaattttttgctcCAGGATATGTCTAGTTCAGGTTCGTCCTTCAATTGAGGAGAAAACGTCAAGATCATGGTCAATAATTCTATCGGAGCCACGTTTTGcgttattttttcagattcaAATGGGAACCGCCCTCCAGCAACCTCTAGAAGAGTTAGTCCTAAGGACCATACATCACACGTTACGCTATATGGTTGACCCTGTATTCGTTCTGGGGCCATATAGAATGAGGTTCCGGTAAACGTCATTGCTAAAGAGTTGACAGCCTCCCCACTGACGCCAAAATCGCATAATTTGACTTCTCCCTTTTCATTAAGAAGAATGTTTTGAGGTTTGATATCTCTGTGAATAACCTTCCTTTCATGTAAATATGATAAACCCCTTAAGACAGATTCTGCTATCTTTCCTATCACCCTCTCGCTTATTCTTCCACCACGTTTTAACAGGTTTTTATAAGTTGCCTCCAGCGATTTTCCTCCCATATATTCCATGGCGATGTATATCGAAGAATTCTGTTCGTCAGTAAACATGCCATAGTACTGCACAATGTAATTAGATTTAAAACTCTTATTGAATTGTAGCTCTCTaaatatttgcttttgatATTCTGGGTCAGTATTCATAGTGTTGATTGTCTTTAATGCAAAAACCTTTTTCCCCTTTTTCAATCGACACTTGGCTACACAGCCACCAGCACCTTCTCCTAAAATTCCTAGTGTAATAATCTCGTTCTTGAGATGCCCAAACTTCCATGCTTCTTCATCTAATCGGTCTACATCCTTCCCTTGTATTAAAGCAGAACAAGAAATCATGTTATTTGCACTTAAAGGGGTGGAGTTGCTCCCGCTACTGCTTAAGTCATACGCAGAGAGGAGTGTCGAGGGGTACGAATCCTCGCCTCCTGGTGTGCCGAGATCTTTCCTCATAAAATTGGTGTCTATATTGGATGGCTTAGTGGAAAGAAGATCACCAGACAGTGGTTCCTTGTAAGTTGTATCAACATGCAAGTTcgagaatttttcataaagTTGACTATCGCCGACAACTCTATATTCCTTACCATCTTGTTTTTGTGTTAGTACCAAGGGTGGTAATGGAGGTGGCACTGGCCTGTTTTTAATAGTTGTAATAGATTTTGTAGACGTTGATGATCTATTGTACAGTAAAGTAGAACTTGAAGCCATAGATGATGTGGCGGAAGTAGCTGAAGTACTATTGTTGGAATATGGGCTTTCGTTTACCGACGAATACGGTGATCGGTTGAGATGTTGTCCATCATTGGCGTGTTTCGCATTTTGAACTAAATTTACGGGAAGCGTTAATTTTGGAGTGTTTTGGTGACTCCTATTGGATTCTGGTGGTCTGAACATGGAAGCCATTATACTGGGTATATGATCTATTTTGTAGATTTGATAACAGTGTTCCTTACGCGAATCAGATAGTACTTGTTACTAATAAAAGGTTTAATTTCTCAGCGAGCGAATTTCATACAAATCAGAAGGTAGCcaacatataaatatatgaaTATATGTGTGCCTACGTGTTTGTCGAGATTTTTAATGTAAATAAGCGGAAAATTTTGAGCTTTTTCAGTTGATCCCTTTGATTCACActctttttcatccttCAACTCTAAGGATCagtttatttctttttgagtttttttcGCATTGAGAAAGCCAACACCAACAAAGGTAAAATAGGTCCAATAAATACTACTACGCCTTGAATAGTTTAGCAATGACAGACGTGGTTGTGGAGTTTCCTTATACATCTCAAAGACCAAAACTTGCGTTTTCAGAAATGCTTTCTTTCTctataataaagaataaagcAATCGTCTTTTGTATTTATATAGATACTTTCAATCTTACAATTTATGTTTACTTCAGTTAGAAGAACAtttgagaaaattttttaaaaaaacaaaagctGAAGTAAAGACTAAGTATTACACAATTTATTCATACAATTTCCCTCCACAAACTCAAACAGCCTAAACAATATATATTAATTTTTAGCAGTTTCAAGCTGTCTCTTGCCATCTGAGACTTTTCCCGTAAACGGCTTATACAGAGTTATCAATCCATCACTATCAACTGTAGCAACCAGATCTTCAATGTATCTGTGGTAAGCAACAGTATTGaccttattattttctcctATTTCTCTTCTACAGCCCCCAGTGTGATAAAAAGCCATGCTTTCCGCCTCCACTTCGTCGGATATAATGCCTTGAAAGTCCTCATTTATTTCGTTATAAATAGCAAAAACTGGTTCAAAGTTCCAGTGATAAACATTACCAAGTCCTCCAACAGTAACCACCTCCGTGGGTGAAAGAGCagaaaattgaattttggaCACTTGCTCACtataaaaatgatgaacTTTGAATAGTTCATTTACTTTATTGTGTTCTTGATTGATATTTGAATCAGCACCAGCATCCGCTGAAGCGATAACCGCACGTATATCCCAAACTTTGAGAGCACCACCACTTGTTCCGGTCATAAATAATGTATCAACAAAGGGTGATACAGCAAAACAACACATTTTGCCATCCAAAGAATCGCTCAACGTCCAAAGGGGCTCTTTACCCGTTTCATTACCCCAAAACCTTATAATGCCGTCATCGGAACAAGTAGCTAATATTTGGTTGTTTAAAAActtaatttcttgaatattttttatgcCGGGAACAGGTATTGTACGAAGTACTTCTCCTATCTTACCTGAGTTATCTACCAATTTTATTGTAGCATTTTCACcatcaagatttttttccttagtTACTGCTAATGTTTTTGAATCGTTAGAGATTGCAAAATCAACGCAGGGTTTATCGTTTTGATTGCCGGACGATGCTGTGTTTAAAGGAGCGGGCGACTCCATCATTGTGTAAACGGGCAGTTTAACCCCCTCTCTGAACCACGCCAAAGAACCATTGGTAGAAAGGGCTATCACTTTTACATTTATTTCACTGTTATCAACATAAATCATCTTTACAATCGTTTCACCGGAAAATTCCCATTTTGGAGTCAAAACAGTCTGCTCTACCTTTTGAGACTCCGTGGTATAATCCGGTTGCTCTAATGGTTCTAGATtgctttcaatttttttgtagtgAAGTCCGAGTGGCACTATACAATCcacttcaaaaatttcactcCCTTGAGAATATAAAAGTGGCACGCTTAAAACACCTTTAGATTTATCACACGAACTATCGTTAGTAAAAACCAGACTCCTAAGTGTAGATGGAGATTCGTCAACCTCTGGACCAAAGATGGGCTTCAAACTTGAGATATGTTGGTATAGTGAAggtattgattttttccaaattttgaacTCTTCATTCTTAATTTTGTTGTCTTCTGCAATATCTAAAGTACTCATTGTAAGTAATTAAGGAAGGAAGGAAATATAATACTGAGGATACGTAGTTGGGAATAGTGTTTTTTGATCCAATCGAATCACCTTGAGTGTGCTAAGTACtgcttgaaaaaatcaataccGCTTATTAAAATTTCGCAGCCAAATCGGCCGAACCCTTTCGAGACAGAGATAGCTCCATTCACGTGTAATGGAGCCTGAAGTAAAGAGAAGTCGAGTAGGCGGCGCCTATGCAAGGGCTCCTCAATTGACATATTCTCACGATGGggcatatatatatatatatatatatgtatatttaGGAGAACCGGTATTCGATTAGGCAGTTTTGTACCACTATAAACCTCTTCTTATTAGTTCCTCATAGTATTGGATATTGAgttgcttttttcttgccaGTATTAGATGTTGCAACCTTTCTTGCATAGATTCTAACGAGTCAATCTGCTGGAGATATTGTTCCTGATTAGTAGACACCCAATCCAAATGCCTGTTACACTTCCACTTCGTGCATACCTCATGTATTTTGGTAGCCTCCTCATTATTCCCAATCTCTTTGACGAATTCCTCCACAGGGCAGGGTATTCGCTCGTATGTAGAACAATAGCCGCATATGTTTCTCCTGGCCCTGCTCCTGCTGctattcttctttttcttcctttttgcaCCTTTGATATCTTCTTTACCGCCTTCCGCACCGTTTGCAGCATCATCGTCCAGCTTCCGCATTTCCGTATACACGTTATCCAACCATCCCAAATATACTTCCAAAAGTTctagcttttttttgaatgatgGTAGGGATATCTcttgaatttcttgaagatCATTCTCAAGAGTCTTCAACGTCGTGTCCTTTACAACAATttgatcaaaaatttccttttcgtCATCGGTTTTTACAACtgcattattattaatgaaaTCGAGTTGTCcaaatttcttgaatttaTCTATGTGTCCTGTTTGTTCGACCATTTCCTTAACGACTGCCCTATCCTCATCCATTTTCAATCGTGACCAAATGTCATTCACAAAATCTCTACCATGTTCCTCGGAGCAATATTTACTATCCTGTAAACACGGTTTGTAGCAATCGCTTATCctacattttcttttccacaAAGTTTTCGGCAAGCTCATTTCACCATTTATTATGGCGTCCTTATTTTTGCCAGTAATCCCCGTTTGACAATAGGGACAATAAAATGAGAACACCAAGTCCTTAAACTGTTCAGGAATATGAAGGCAGGTGAAATGGAACCAGTCATCACAACCGTCACATCCCACCATTAGCTCCCCATAATCTGGTTTTTTACATATGCAATACACATCCTCTCCTGTATTCggatttctttttaaactAGAGTGCGGTGGACACCATTGTGGCAATGACATTGGAAACACAGACAGAAAATTATTAAGATCGAAGTAGtcttctttcaaacttCCTGcattttgttcttctgaTGAGCTCTGTTTACATTCAAAAGTTAGCATTTACAAAGGCTTCATTTTGAATTGTGTATAATTTTACCCGCCTTAAAATATTCACGGTATCTACAATCTAGCCAAATATATCAATTGATCTGTGGAAGGCAAGCGTAGTCTTCTGTACTTTCATTCAtctgaaaaagtttatcTGTTAAGTCTATCGAATATAACCAAACTAATGGCAGTGTATATAAATAAGTATGgaaatatgaaaaagttgataaaaaagtataatgcagtgaaaaaaagggaagaaaaTCGATTCACCAGTGAAGAAAGAATGCATGTACCTTCACAGTCTGATTGATCTCTCCA encodes the following:
- the SPP1 gene encoding Spp1p (Subunit of COMPASS (Set1C)~similar to YPL138C), which gives rise to MLTFECKQSSSEEQNAGSLKEDYFDLNNFLSVFPMSLPQWCPPHSSLKRNPNTGEDVYCICKKPDYGELMVGCDGCDDWFHFTCLHIPEQFKDLVFSFYCPYCQTGITGKNKDAIINGEMSLPKTLWKRKCRISDCYKPCLQDSKYCSEEHGRDFVNDIWSRLKMDEDRAVVKEMVEQTGHIDKFKKFGQLDFINNNAVVKTDDEKEIFDQIVVKDTTLKTLENDLQEIQEISLPSFKKKLELLEVYLGWLDNVYTEMRKLDDDAANGAEGGKEDIKGAKRKKKKNSSRSRARRNICGYCSTYERIPCPVEEFVKEIGNNEEATKIHEVCTKWKCNRHLDWVSTNQEQYLQQIDSLESMQERLQHLILARKKQLNIQYYEELIRRGL
- the UME1 gene encoding Ume1p (Component of both the Rpd3S and Rpd3L histone deacetylase complexes~similar to YPL139C), which encodes MSTLDIAEDNKIKNEEFKIWKKSIPSLYQHISSLKPIFGPEVDESPSTLRSLVFTNDSSCDKSKGVLSVPLLYSQGSEIFEVDCIVPLGLHYKKIESNLEPLEQPDYTTESQKVEQTVLTPKWEFSGETIVKMIYVDNSEINVKVIALSTNGSLAWFREGVKLPVYTMMESPAPLNTASSGNQNDKPCVDFAISNDSKTLAVTKEKNLDGENATIKLVDNSGKIGEVLRTIPVPGIKNIQEIKFLNNQILATCSDDGIIRFWGNETGKEPLWTLSDSLDGKMCCFAVSPFVDTLFMTGTSGGALKVWDIRAVIASADAGADSNINQEHNKVNELFKVHHFYSEQVSKIQFSALSPTEVVTVGGLGNVYHWNFEPVFAIYNEINEDFQGIISDEVEAESMAFYHTGGCRREIGENNKVNTVAYHRYIEDLVATVDSDGLITLYKPFTGKVSDGKRQLETAKN
- the MKK2 gene encoding putative mitogen-activated protein kinase kinase MKK2 (MAPKK involved in the protein kinase C signaling pathway~similar to YPL140C); this encodes MASMFRPPESNRSHQNTPKLTLPVNLVQNAKHANDGQHLNRSPYSSVNESPYSNNSTSATSATSSMASSSTLLYNRSSTSTKSITTIKNRPVPPPLPPLVLTQKQDGKEYRVVGDSQLYEKFSNLHVDTTYKEPLSGDLLSTKPSNIDTNFMRKDLGTPGGEDSYPSTLLSAYDLSSSGSNSTPLSANNMISCSALIQGKDVDRLDEEAWKFGHLKNEIITLGILGEGAGGCVAKCRLKKGKKVFALKTINTMNTDPEYQKQIFRELQFNKSFKSNYIVQYYGMFTDEQNSSIYIAMEYMGGKSLEATYKNLLKRGGRISERVIGKIAESVLRGLSYLHERKVIHRDIKPQNILLNEKGEVKLCDFGVSGEAVNSLAMTFTGTSFYMAPERIQGQPYSVTCDVWSLGLTLLEVAGGRFPFESEKITQNVAPIELLTMILTFSPQLKDEPELDISWSKKFKSFIEYCLKKDARERPSPRQMLKHPWIVGQMKKKVNMERFVKKCWESEGDES